In a genomic window of Saccharothrix sp. HUAS TT1:
- a CDS encoding molybdopterin cofactor-binding domain-containing protein, with amino-acid sequence MSLTPAELTSAVSGGIGASPQRPDGVLKVRGEFAYASDLWHEDMIWGATLRSPHPYARILSVDLTEALRVPGVYAVLTHQDVPGLNRYGLEHKDQPVLAEDVVRYQGEPVALVGADHPETAQRAMKRIKVEYEVLTPVVDMETAVDDTPLHPGGNLVRHVPVRRGDQHAQAEVVVTGRYEVGMQDQAFLGPESGLAVPAEDGGVDLYIATQWLHVDQGQVAAALGLPAERVRLTLSGVGGAFGGREDLSMQVHACLLALHTGKPTKMVYNREESFYGHVHRHPAVLHYEHGADRTGKLVYVKARIHLDGGAYASSTSAVVANAATLGIGPYDVPNVTVDCWGVFTNNPPCGAMRGFGAVQAGFAYESQMDKLAEALGMDPVDVRIANAMSEGSVMPTGQVVDSAAPVAQLLKLVKDKPMPPLSTAVDLREMPGGVSNTTHGEGVVRGVGYAVGIKNICFSEGYDDYSTARVRLQVINGEPVASAHTAAAEVGQGLVTIMQQIVRTELGVQRVTILPMDTSIGNGGSTSASRQTYVTGGAVKAACAAVREKLVKLAGGRDPSTADLADLLGDEVVDETVEWRHRATEPIDPETGQGNAHVQYGFAAHRAVVDVDVELGLVKVVELDCAQDVGKALNPQAVLGQIQGGSAQGLGLAVMEEIQTSGGKVRNPSFTDYLIPTVLDMPPMSIDVLELADPNAPYGVRGVGEPPTISSTPAIVAAIRAATGLALTRVPVRPEHITGT; translated from the coding sequence ATGAGCCTCACTCCCGCCGAGCTGACCTCCGCCGTGTCCGGCGGCATCGGCGCCAGCCCGCAGCGGCCCGACGGTGTCCTGAAGGTGCGCGGCGAGTTCGCCTACGCCTCGGACCTGTGGCACGAGGACATGATCTGGGGTGCGACCCTGCGCAGCCCGCACCCGTACGCGAGAATCCTCTCGGTCGACCTGACCGAGGCGTTGCGGGTGCCGGGCGTGTACGCCGTGCTGACGCACCAGGACGTGCCGGGCCTGAACCGGTACGGGCTGGAGCACAAGGACCAGCCGGTGCTCGCCGAGGACGTCGTGCGCTACCAGGGCGAACCGGTCGCCCTCGTCGGCGCGGACCACCCGGAAACCGCGCAGCGGGCCATGAAGCGCATCAAGGTCGAGTACGAAGTCCTCACCCCCGTCGTGGACATGGAGACGGCGGTGGACGACACGCCGCTGCACCCCGGCGGCAACCTGGTGCGGCACGTGCCCGTGCGGCGCGGCGACCAGCACGCGCAGGCCGAGGTGGTGGTCACCGGGCGGTACGAGGTCGGGATGCAGGACCAGGCGTTCCTCGGACCCGAGTCCGGCCTGGCCGTGCCCGCCGAGGACGGCGGCGTGGACCTCTACATCGCCACCCAGTGGCTGCACGTCGACCAGGGCCAGGTCGCGGCGGCCCTCGGCCTGCCCGCGGAGCGGGTGCGGCTGACGCTGTCCGGTGTCGGTGGCGCGTTCGGCGGGCGCGAGGACCTGTCCATGCAGGTGCACGCCTGCCTGCTGGCGCTGCACACCGGCAAGCCGACCAAGATGGTCTACAACCGCGAGGAGTCGTTCTACGGCCACGTGCACCGGCACCCGGCGGTGCTGCACTACGAGCACGGCGCGGACCGCACCGGCAAGCTCGTGTACGTCAAGGCGCGGATCCACCTCGACGGCGGCGCCTACGCCTCCAGCACGTCGGCCGTGGTGGCGAACGCCGCGACGCTCGGCATCGGCCCCTACGACGTGCCCAACGTGACGGTCGACTGCTGGGGCGTCTTCACGAACAACCCGCCGTGCGGCGCGATGCGCGGTTTCGGCGCCGTGCAGGCGGGCTTCGCCTACGAGTCGCAGATGGACAAGCTCGCCGAAGCGCTGGGCATGGACCCGGTGGACGTGCGGATCGCCAACGCGATGAGCGAGGGCTCGGTCATGCCGACCGGGCAGGTGGTCGACTCGGCCGCGCCGGTCGCCCAGCTGCTCAAGCTGGTCAAGGACAAGCCGATGCCGCCGCTGTCCACCGCGGTCGACCTGCGGGAGATGCCCGGCGGCGTCTCGAACACCACGCACGGCGAAGGCGTGGTGCGCGGCGTGGGCTACGCCGTGGGCATCAAGAACATCTGCTTCTCCGAGGGCTACGACGACTACTCGACCGCGCGGGTGCGGTTGCAGGTCATCAACGGCGAGCCGGTCGCGTCGGCGCACACCGCGGCGGCCGAGGTCGGCCAGGGCCTGGTGACGATCATGCAGCAGATCGTGCGCACCGAGCTGGGCGTCCAGCGGGTGACGATCCTGCCGATGGACACCAGCATCGGCAACGGCGGCTCCACCTCCGCGTCCCGCCAGACCTACGTGACCGGCGGCGCGGTCAAGGCGGCGTGCGCGGCCGTGCGGGAGAAGCTGGTCAAGCTCGCCGGCGGGCGTGACCCGTCCACCGCGGACCTGGCGGACCTGCTGGGCGACGAGGTGGTCGACGAGACGGTGGAGTGGCGGCACCGGGCCACCGAGCCGATCGACCCGGAGACCGGGCAGGGCAACGCGCACGTCCAGTACGGCTTCGCCGCGCACCGCGCCGTGGTGGACGTGGACGTGGAGCTGGGCCTGGTGAAGGTGGTCGAGCTGGACTGCGCGCAGGACGTGGGCAAGGCGCTGAACCCGCAGGCCGTGCTGGGGCAGATCCAGGGCGGGTCGGCGCAGGGCCTCGGGCTCGCGGTGATGGAGGAGATCCAGACCTCGGGCGGCAAGGTGCGCAACCCGTCGTTCACCGACTACCTCATCCCGACCGTGCTCGACATGCCGCCGATGAGCATCGACGTGCTGGAACTCGCCGACCCCAACGCCCCCTACGGCGTGCGCGGCGTCGGCGAGCCGCCCACCATCTCGTCCACCCCGGCCATCGTCGCGGCCATCCGCGCCGCCACCGGCCTGGCCCTGACCCGCGTGCCCGTGCGACCGGAGCACATCACCGGCACCTGA
- a CDS encoding nucleoside deaminase produces the protein MTTSVSPDHAWLRESIDLATRNVATGGGPFGAVIVRDGGVIATGANQVTSTLDPTAHAEVVAIRAACRAVGDFRLAGCVLVSSCEPCPLCLSAALWARVDRVVYAADRHDAAAAGFDDREFHELFGRPRETWGMPVDRISTGEDNAPFTAWLSRADRVDY, from the coding sequence ATGACCACGTCCGTCTCCCCCGACCACGCCTGGCTGCGCGAGTCGATCGACCTCGCCACCCGCAACGTCGCCACGGGCGGCGGCCCGTTCGGCGCGGTGATCGTCCGGGACGGCGGGGTGATCGCGACCGGCGCCAACCAGGTCACGTCGACGCTCGACCCCACCGCGCACGCCGAGGTGGTCGCCATCCGGGCGGCCTGCCGGGCCGTCGGCGACTTCCGGCTCGCCGGTTGCGTGCTGGTGTCGTCGTGCGAGCCCTGCCCGCTGTGCCTGTCCGCCGCGCTGTGGGCGCGGGTGGACCGGGTCGTCTACGCCGCCGACCGGCACGACGCCGCCGCGGCCGGGTTCGACGACCGCGAGTTCCACGAGCTGTTCGGGCGGCCTCGTGAGACGTGGGGCATGCCGGTGGACCGGATCTCGACCGGCGAGGACAACGCCCCGTTCACCGCGTGGTTGTCCCGGGCAGATCGGGTCGACTACTAG
- a CDS encoding response regulator, with the protein MIRVVIVDDHPVVRDGLRGMLASAGDVDVVGEAADGGEAVTVVRALLPDVVLMDLRMPGVDGVTAIERLRGCPAKVLVLTTYDTDSDVLPAIKAGATGYLLKDTPREELFRAVRSAARGEAVLSPSVATRLVGQVRQPAAEPLSDREVEVLGLIARGCTNREAAAKLFISEATVKTHLVHVYTKLGVKDRAAAVAMAYERGLLGA; encoded by the coding sequence GTGATCCGCGTGGTGATCGTCGACGATCACCCGGTCGTGCGTGACGGGCTGCGCGGGATGCTCGCGAGCGCGGGTGACGTCGACGTGGTCGGCGAGGCGGCGGACGGCGGCGAGGCGGTGACCGTGGTGCGGGCGCTGCTGCCGGACGTCGTGCTGATGGACCTGCGGATGCCCGGCGTGGACGGCGTCACGGCCATCGAGCGGCTGCGCGGCTGCCCGGCCAAGGTGTTGGTGCTGACCACGTACGACACGGACAGTGACGTGCTACCGGCGATCAAGGCCGGTGCCACCGGGTACCTGCTGAAGGACACCCCGCGTGAGGAGCTGTTCCGGGCGGTGCGTTCGGCGGCCAGGGGAGAGGCGGTGCTGTCACCGTCCGTGGCGACCAGGCTGGTGGGGCAGGTGCGGCAACCCGCGGCGGAGCCGTTGAGCGACCGCGAGGTGGAGGTGCTGGGCCTGATCGCGCGCGGGTGCACGAACCGGGAGGCGGCGGCGAAGCTGTTCATCAGCGAGGCGACCGTGAAGACGCACTTGGTGCACGTCTACACGAAGCTCGGCGTGAAGGACCGTGCTGCCGCCGTCGCGATGGCCTACGAGCGGGGTCTGCTGGGCGCTTGA